AGAAACAGGAACAAAGGTGTTTTTAGTTAACTAAAGAACATGTCCAGCAGGTATGAGTATTTGATCCATTTCTTAGGAAGCTTTCTTCCAAGTCCACAGTTCCCTTCCTCAAATTCCTTCACAGAGAGCAGGAACTCACTTAAGCAGTTCTCCATTCTCAACTCACTCCCCACCTTCATGAGATCGTGGGGGAGAGCAGAAAAGAGTAAGGGCCCATCTATGTTGACATGGTTCATGGAAACATTTTCAGCTTTAGTCTTTCCCAAGTGTTATCCACTTTAGAGTACTCTTCCCCAGAGCAGGTGTTCAACTTGGTGTGACTGGGTCTTGTTCACTTAGTTTTGGTAGAGAGATGTTACCTgtttaaaaccaaaaaagaagTGTATTACAGCTAAGCTTGCAGCCTTTTCCTATTTTGCTTCCGAGACAAGTTGGTGGCCCATGAAAAATAAGTGCAGCCATTACCCTGCTTTCCCAGCTAGGAATACCTGAATTTCTACCAGACTTACATATTTGTTAGGAAATTCACACAAGAGGGAAAGCAGTACTCATCATCCTGAAATTACCTAACATCATCCTAAGTCAAAGGGATTCACAAACTCATTGGCAATAGAAGCAACCACACCAAAGAAATTACACTTTCGAGATACTGAAAATATGCACTTCTAAGCAGTAGGGGATAGAGCAAATGAAAGCTACTTGGCTTAGTTTGTTTTTTGTGAATTAAGAAATTGTCAGTAAATGAATCCATATAGCTGTTTGACACACCCCAAGAGAAATTGAACCCATCTACAGAAAAACCAACTTCTTCTGCATGTCTCAAGAGTATTCCCCGCATTCCAGCACCTGTTTGGGTAAGATAGTTCACAGAATCAGAGGCGGCCCCCCCTAAGGATCTTCAACAAATTGGGATTCCCTGATCCACAAGGAAGCCCTTTCAGTAGGTGGGAAATGTGGATAAGGGGAGGTTAGCACAGTTGTCCTCAGGCTTCCAGGACTAAGCTAAACTAGGCCCAGACTAGTCCAAAGGCTCCACCCATTCATGGAAAAGGAACAAAGCATTCGTTCTCAGATGGATGCAGAATAAATATGGTGTGAAGTTCAGATAGTTCAAACTGTAAAACTGCAATTTGGAGTGGCCTGTTAACAGGTTGTGGGGCTGAGAGGAGATGGTTCAAATGAGCTGGAGCCCTTAGACTGAAAATGCTTCCAATGCATTTAGCAGCCCTCAAgatctctgccttggaacacaagGGTTGTCTATACCCTCCCTCCTTAGATTCAGACTTGAGAAACCCTTTTAACTCATCATCCTCCACCCCTGCAACAAGACTGCACAACAGCCCAAAGTAGCAGCTACCTGGGGGGGCCACAAAATAGTCCTCCACTGTCTGCTGAGAATTCTGGAGCAGGTCTTCCACACAGTTGCCTTCCACCACGTTGTCTGTTCTTAGATAGAGGCACCTACAACAGATCAAAAGCAGCCAGTCGGGAAGGCGAAGACCCCTACTTTCACATGGGAACAAGTAACAGCTGGCAGCCCAAGATTCTGCCTCTGGGGGCCTGCTCctacctcctcctcccctcccagaaGATGGGGGATGGGCCTAACCACTTTTTTTCGGGAGAGAGGGTCAATTAAAATGGTGGGGGGGAATTCCAGGACACATTTGACCGGCTCGCTCTTTGGGTCCCCCAGGGAGGGCACGAATCCCACAGCCAAGTATTTACATCATTTGGAGGGAAACGTTACTAGGGCAGCTTCTGAGTCGGGGGCGGTCTGCGCCTACCGGTCCTCCAGCACCGATTCCATGGGTGCCACGCCGTCCGTATCGACGGCGCGGAGCTGGCCCGCGAACTCTACGGCCTTGTGTAGACGCTCTACACCTTCCTGATTTCGGAAATCCACCAGGGCCAGGCGCTCCAAATGCTCAATCAGTTCGGCGCTCACTCTGCAGCCTGGCCTGGAGGCGGGGGGCGGGGTCGGGAGTTCGCCGCTTTGGCCCTTTACCGACTCGCTCTTCGCAAACCGGCAAGCCCGTACTTTTGCCTTCCATGACCGCGTTACCGGGGTCAGCCCTGTCCTCAGCACCGACTGGAGCGGCCGACACCACATCTTTGTTCTGTAGACCTCCGAGACACCGTCGTTTCTCCGCAAGCGTAAAGCGAGCGCGCCGTGCGTGACGTCAGTGTCGCGATGCGCCGTGTCGTAGCCCCTTCCGCTGTGGGGCCGTCGCCATGAACAGCGTGGGAGAGGCCTGCACGGACATGAAGCGCGAGTACGACCAGTGTTTCAACCGCTGGTTCGCCGAGAAGTTCCTCAAGGGTGAAGGTTCCGGAGACCCCTGTACTGACCTCTTCAAGCGCTATCAGCAGTGCGTGCAGGTGagcgcccccacccccacccccccgctTCCCCTGGGCCTCCCTTCCGGCTCTGCCGGGCCCTACGTGACCTTGAGCCCGGCGGCTCCCCTCCCCCGGTCACGGCAAGGGTTCTCCTGGACCCCTTTGAAAGGGCTTCATCCTGCGCTTCAGAACGGACCAGGACCCAGACCCCGGGCTCAGCTTTAGTCTTAGGGGACGAGGCAGCCGCCGAAAAGAAACAATCCTTATTCCTTGGTTCGCTCCCCTCTGTCCATCCCGGTTTTCTTGACTTTCCCTTTTCTGGGCCCCATTTGTTCTTCTCTACTCCCCCAGTCGTGTTTGTGCACGGGTCTCCTTTTCTTTGTCACTGTTTTAAGTCCTCTAACCACTGGCATCCTAGTTTGCCTTGGGGGCCACAGGTCTTACTCTGCGCCATTACCTCgcacacctactgtgtgcagagtACTGACTCGGGCCTTGGAAAAGATGCACCGCCTGACCCTAATACACAAAAGCGCACCAGGCGCGTTAGAAAGTTGACAGAAAGGAGGGGTATGAGAGAGCTCTTGAGTGAGGACGACGGTGTAACCACCAGAGAATCAGGGAAGGTTTGTTGCCTTCCTCGGGGTGTTGGAGTGCCATATCTTATTTCAACTTCTCAATGCTGGCACacagaaagtatttaataaatacttgtcatgttgaatttgaattttgatcAGGTTGGAGCTGTAAAGAATCACAGGATATTAGAGATGAAAAGAACATAGAAGCAGTCCAGGCCAATTTGTTCATTTCCTGAGAAGTCCAGTGAGGGGCATTGACTTTTGACGAGGCTAAAAATGAGTAATAATGGAACAATTAGTCTGATTCCTAGCCCCATTATATTAGTGCTCTAGAGACTTGTGGCACTCTTATCTCTTAACTTTTTTGATATACTTGGATAGAtgttaattaaaatgttatttctcaATCCACAGAAAGCGATAAAGGAGAAGGAGATTCCTATAGAAGGACTGGAGTTCATGGGCCATAGCAAAGAAAAATCTGAAAGTTCTTCTTGACATTGACACTAGCCTTCAGTATGACCTTTTCAACTACAGAAATCAAGACATCTGAAAGACTGTTGCATCTGAAGATGCATTGATTTTATATGCTTTTTAGAGGAAGGTTCCCATAAGTTTCTTTATTTGCAGAAGGGTCGTGGAGACCATTATTTGCTTTCAGGGGTTGGATAATATCTAGCTGGTGTGGCATCTTACATTATCAAATATGgtataaaagaacattttttcagATGACCAGAATGTTACTTACTTGGTCTGCTGTGATCAACTTATAAAGCGGTTTGCATATAAATACCAATACAGGAGTCAGGATGACTAGGCTGTCCTGAATGCTTAATCCATGCTGCTAAATATTAGATAaagttttttatcttcttttcctgGAAGCACACCTTTGATGCCCTGGGAGCAACACCAGGATTTAAATGGCAACCATTTTGTTTGGATAAAGACTGAATAATGGTTAATGGTATGGGGCTAGCCCAAAAGGGGATTCACCTTTAAACTCTGCTTTTACAAAGAGGATTCAGATTGAATAAGGAACACGAAGTTCTTAAAGGCTTCTAAGAAGCCTTTTGGAGctcccagagtttgttactaagTGCACAAATTAAGGTGACTTCTAGTTTTCTCTAAATCCTTCGTCAATTAAGCTACGAAGGTACTAAAATAAGCAAAAGTCTGATTTTCTTGATTGTCAGGCTGCTTTGTGAATGGTAATTGTGACTGAAACAAATTGCCCTGATGGAAAAGGCAACTCTCACAGGTTGAGCTGTAGACCAGCCTGAGTGTGTTGGGGGAAAGAGGGCTGTTTACTGGCCTCTTGATTGCAGTAATACTTGCATGTTGTTAATTGGGATAAGGAGGTTGGTTTGCTTTATTTGCCTTATTTGTCCATCATGTTCTATAACATCCAAAATCACAGATGGAATAAATAACTGCTTTTTGGTTTATAAGTTTACTTTTTCCTTCAACCCCCTGTACTTTCTGTGGACTCATTCCTCTCCAACATGCCTGTGACACTgggtattctttttctttcacatGTCTAATTGATATTAACTG
This sequence is a window from Monodelphis domestica isolate mMonDom1 chromosome 3, mMonDom1.pri, whole genome shotgun sequence. Protein-coding genes within it:
- the TRIAP1 gene encoding TP53-regulated inhibitor of apoptosis 1 — protein: MNSVGEACTDMKREYDQCFNRWFAEKFLKGEGSGDPCTDLFKRYQQCVQKAIKEKEIPIEGLEFMGHSKEKSESSS
- the GATC gene encoding glutamyl-tRNA(Gln) amidotransferase subunit C, mitochondrial isoform X1 translates to MWCRPLQSVLRTGLTPVTRSWKAKVRACRFAKSESVKGQSGELPTPPPASRPGCRVSAELIEHLERLALVDFRNQEGVERLHKAVEFAGQLRAVDTDGVAPMESVLEDRCLYLRTDNVVEGNCVEDLLQNSQQTVEDYFVAPPGAGMRGILLRHAEEVGFSVDGFNFSWGNISLPKLSEQDPVTPS
- the GATC gene encoding glutamyl-tRNA(Gln) amidotransferase subunit C, mitochondrial isoform X2, producing the protein MWCRPLQSVLRTGLTPVTRSWKAKVRACRFAKSESVKGQSGELPTPPPASRPGCRVSAELIEHLERLALVDFRNQEGVERLHKAVEFAGQLRAVDTDGVAPMESVLEDRCLYLRTDNVVEGNCVEDLLQNSQQTVEDYFVAPPGNISLPKLSEQDPVTPS